One Prevotella intermedia ATCC 25611 = DSM 20706 DNA window includes the following coding sequences:
- a CDS encoding sugar transferase gives MSKATHTDAMGSIQRGIKRASDFTMAALGLILLSPIFAIISVLMKCQGNGPVFFRQTRIGYKGEPFVILKFRTMSSIVEEEKPQLVAKTNCKNSTPLEQFLRGHHLDELPQLWNVLCGDMSLVGPRPERKYFIDKIMEHTDLYPVIYKMRPGLTSEATLYNGYTDTMEKMLRRLEMDISYFERRSLWLDFKIIIKTFINIVSGKKF, from the coding sequence ATGAGTAAAGCAACACATACCGATGCCATGGGTAGCATACAGCGAGGCATAAAAAGAGCCTCAGATTTTACTATGGCTGCACTTGGATTAATCTTGCTTTCGCCTATTTTTGCCATTATTTCTGTTTTGATGAAATGCCAAGGAAATGGTCCTGTATTCTTTCGACAAACACGCATAGGATATAAGGGAGAACCATTCGTCATACTTAAATTCCGCACGATGAGCAGTATCGTGGAAGAAGAAAAGCCGCAATTAGTAGCAAAAACGAATTGCAAGAACTCTACACCGCTCGAGCAATTTCTCCGTGGGCACCATCTCGACGAACTGCCCCAATTATGGAATGTGTTGTGTGGCGATATGTCGTTAGTTGGTCCACGACCCGAACGCAAATACTTTATAGATAAGATTATGGAGCATACCGACCTCTACCCTGTCATTTATAAAATGAGACCAGGGCTAACTTCGGAGGCAACGCTCTATAACGGATATACTGATACAATGGAAAAGATGCTACGACGTCTCGAAATGGATATAAGCTACTTTGAAAGACGTTCGCTATGGCTCGATTTCAAAATTATCATTAAAACATTTATAAACATCGTAAGTGGAAAGAAATTTTAA
- the dinB gene encoding DNA polymerase IV yields the protein MRKIIHIDMDAFFASVEQRDAPELKGVPLVVCHDHPRSVVTTASYEARKYGVRSAMPLSQAKLRCPHLLVVEPHFQKYKEVSQQIHRIFHRYTDLVEPISLDEAFLDVTHNKLGIELAVDLAKKVKEDIFRETHLTASAGVSYNKLLAKIASDYRKPNGIFTVHPDKALDFIAELPIRKFWGIGPKTAATMHKMGIYKGEQLRKVSLTHLVQVFGKMGSVLYDFARGIDNRPVEAYRERKSVGCEQTFLEDLNTESKVVIALYHIVIELIERISKSNFEGHTLSLKIKWNTKSQITRSITVGKILKTKDDILPLAKYLLHQTEYQRRTIRLLGLSVSGDASHKWEEGFLDFRG from the coding sequence TTGCGTAAAATAATCCATATAGATATGGACGCCTTCTTTGCTTCTGTTGAACAAAGAGACGCTCCAGAGTTAAAAGGTGTGCCGTTAGTGGTGTGCCACGACCACCCACGTAGTGTTGTTACTACAGCAAGTTACGAGGCACGAAAGTATGGAGTACGTTCGGCAATGCCGTTATCTCAGGCAAAACTGCGTTGCCCACACCTCCTTGTTGTCGAACCGCATTTTCAGAAGTATAAAGAAGTCTCGCAACAGATTCACCGTATTTTCCATAGATATACGGATTTGGTAGAGCCTATTTCGTTAGACGAGGCATTTCTCGATGTAACTCATAATAAGCTGGGAATAGAATTGGCGGTTGATTTGGCTAAAAAGGTGAAGGAAGATATATTCCGCGAAACGCATTTAACAGCCTCTGCAGGTGTAAGTTATAATAAGTTATTGGCAAAAATAGCCTCAGACTACCGTAAACCGAATGGTATTTTCACGGTACACCCCGACAAAGCATTAGATTTTATAGCAGAATTGCCCATAAGAAAGTTTTGGGGAATTGGTCCTAAAACGGCGGCAACTATGCACAAAATGGGCATCTACAAGGGCGAGCAACTGCGTAAAGTTTCGCTTACGCATTTGGTGCAAGTGTTTGGAAAAATGGGTTCTGTGCTTTACGACTTTGCCCGTGGTATAGACAACCGTCCTGTTGAGGCTTATCGTGAACGAAAGTCGGTGGGGTGCGAGCAAACTTTTTTGGAAGACTTAAATACAGAATCGAAAGTTGTAATAGCACTTTATCATATTGTTATAGAGCTGATTGAAAGAATTAGTAAAAGTAATTTTGAAGGTCATACCTTATCTTTAAAGATAAAGTGGAACACTAAAAGTCAGATTACACGAAGCATAACAGTGGGCAAGATATTGAAAACAAAAGACGACATTCTGCCTTTAGCAAAGTATCTTTTGCATCAAACGGAATATCAGCGTCGTACTATCCGTTTACTCGGACTTTCCGTGAGTGGCGATGCTTCGCATAAATGGGAAGAAGGTTTCTTGGATTTCAGAGGATAA
- a CDS encoding tetratricopeptide repeat protein, giving the protein MRIFQAHHIRIITILILLAATLINVGCSSFTDKERREYADSLLNKSYLDIVNYSFVKAYKSISEAQIIYEKAHNQEGLATCQIHLALLYEGIGLWKEAWKYLESAHATVPQLPPMVQYRYYYAKTVYLLEHSKDYAGAERVMKYAIANDHRIANKVFLQTDLSNLAEIYIKQGKMKEASAILDSLDKQANEFFHTQLMYCRLLIAKQRGHTDSIYTYAQKCLEQSVRFGQLNIQVEALQAMTHIDSMRQDYRSFINHFTQYHDMRDSLNGAMATSKIEQIQEKAKIENEQLKAREEMKEQRILLLLVAVVAVFIVCVAVLLYYRTKQRKRIVELEAKELSDKLRRTELEKELSRLKMQTEQEKLAKSQQENISMSLQLAMLSDPKEKKRMQFFDEQFQLIDNDFCRRLEKQYPTITKAEKRLVCLIKTGLDGHEIMSVLNISGAGLYKLRYRLRKRLNLNNENLEKYIQQME; this is encoded by the coding sequence ATGAGAATCTTTCAAGCACATCATATACGTATAATAACAATTCTGATATTGTTGGCTGCCACGCTTATAAATGTTGGTTGCTCTTCGTTTACAGACAAAGAGAGGAGAGAGTATGCTGACAGTTTGCTGAATAAATCATACTTGGACATTGTCAATTATTCTTTTGTGAAAGCTTATAAAAGCATTTCTGAAGCACAGATAATCTACGAGAAAGCCCACAATCAAGAAGGTCTGGCAACATGCCAAATTCATCTTGCCCTGTTGTACGAAGGAATTGGTCTTTGGAAAGAAGCGTGGAAGTACCTTGAGAGCGCACACGCCACAGTGCCACAACTACCTCCAATGGTGCAATATAGGTACTACTATGCAAAGACTGTGTACCTGTTGGAACACAGCAAAGACTATGCAGGAGCAGAACGAGTAATGAAATATGCCATTGCCAACGACCACCGCATAGCCAACAAGGTTTTTCTCCAAACCGACCTAAGTAACTTGGCGGAGATATACATCAAGCAAGGAAAGATGAAAGAAGCTTCAGCGATTCTTGACAGTTTGGATAAACAAGCCAATGAATTCTTCCACACCCAGCTTATGTATTGTCGTTTGCTCATAGCAAAGCAACGCGGGCATACCGATTCTATTTATACTTATGCGCAAAAGTGCCTTGAACAAAGTGTACGCTTTGGACAATTGAACATTCAGGTGGAAGCATTACAGGCCATGACTCACATCGATTCAATGCGTCAGGATTACCGCTCCTTCATCAATCATTTCACACAATACCACGATATGCGGGATTCATTGAATGGAGCAATGGCTACTTCTAAAATAGAACAAATACAAGAGAAAGCCAAAATAGAAAACGAACAGCTCAAAGCGCGCGAAGAAATGAAAGAACAACGTATACTGCTACTACTTGTTGCCGTCGTTGCTGTATTCATAGTGTGCGTTGCTGTTCTGCTCTATTATCGAACCAAGCAGCGTAAACGAATTGTGGAACTTGAAGCGAAGGAACTATCAGACAAGCTTAGGCGTACTGAATTAGAGAAAGAACTGTCAAGACTTAAAATGCAGACAGAGCAAGAGAAGTTAGCTAAATCGCAACAGGAAAATATATCTATGTCGTTACAATTAGCAATGCTCAGCGACCCGAAGGAGAAGAAAAGAATGCAGTTCTTCGACGAGCAGTTCCAACTTATCGACAATGACTTTTGTCGTCGATTAGAAAAGCAATATCCAACCATTACCAAAGCAGAAAAACGATTGGTATGCCTCATAAAGACAGGACTTGATGGGCACGAGATTATGTCGGTGCTTAATATTTCTGGAGCTGGCCTTTACAAGCTTCGCTACCGACTCAGAAAGCGATTGAACCTTAACAACGAGAATTTAGAGAAATACATTCAACAAATGGAATGA
- a CDS encoding T9SS type A sorting domain-containing protein, whose translation MKKLRYLILAAALMMTLGVMGEEGVLLQLKNGSIVGFAFSGKPTMVIGATLEIRATETTVSYDYNEVKRVYWGEVQPNSISSTKDNINSDVVFRINANGLNVSGLANGERVSVYDTAGKLVTTAVSTQDNGTLSLPLKQSGGIYIARTQSGVSFKFTR comes from the coding sequence ATGAAAAAGCTAAGGTATTTAATTCTTGCAGCAGCCTTGATGATGACTCTTGGAGTTATGGGTGAGGAAGGAGTGTTATTACAACTGAAAAATGGTTCGATTGTAGGTTTTGCATTCTCAGGTAAACCCACAATGGTAATTGGTGCAACATTGGAAATTCGTGCAACCGAAACAACGGTCAGTTACGATTACAATGAGGTAAAGCGAGTATATTGGGGAGAAGTTCAGCCCAATAGTATATCTTCTACTAAAGATAACATCAACAGCGATGTGGTCTTCCGCATTAACGCCAATGGTCTGAACGTATCTGGTCTTGCCAATGGAGAACGTGTAAGTGTCTATGATACTGCAGGAAAATTGGTAACAACAGCTGTATCTACTCAAGACAATGGTACGTTGAGCTTGCCATTGAAACAGTCTGGTGGCATTTATATCGCACGTACACAGTCGGGTGTTTCTTTTAAGTTTACTCGATAA
- a CDS encoding FISUMP domain-containing protein, with amino-acid sequence MMKKYVLSFLLLAVASMALAQDKVSVKVWKGGNATTIEQIDSITFPNAMQEPACVDLGLSVKWASCNLGAETPEAYGNYYAWGETSTKEYYNWDKYKYCTPLTMAMSKYNSTDKKTILEAEDDAATVLLGNNWRIPTADEMKELVEKCTWEWLEDEKNRNYGYWVTGPNGNRIFLPAAGCINDNVPYAVEFYGYYWTSEVVSFESKLAVHLFFKDKSTNGSNVSHRYYGFSIRPVKP; translated from the coding sequence ATGATGAAGAAGTATGTTTTATCTTTCCTTCTCTTAGCAGTGGCATCAATGGCATTGGCACAGGATAAAGTAAGTGTAAAGGTATGGAAAGGTGGAAATGCTACAACCATAGAGCAAATAGACAGTATAACCTTTCCCAATGCTATGCAAGAGCCTGCTTGCGTAGACTTAGGACTGAGTGTGAAGTGGGCTTCTTGCAACCTCGGTGCAGAGACTCCAGAAGCTTATGGCAACTACTATGCTTGGGGCGAAACCAGTACTAAGGAATATTATAATTGGGATAAGTATAAATATTGTACTCCCTTGACAATGGCAATGTCAAAGTATAATTCCACTGACAAGAAGACAATTTTAGAGGCAGAAGACGATGCTGCTACTGTTCTGTTGGGAAATAATTGGCGAATTCCAACAGCAGACGAAATGAAAGAATTAGTGGAAAAATGTACTTGGGAATGGTTGGAAGACGAAAAGAATAGAAACTATGGTTATTGGGTTACAGGACCAAATGGCAATCGTATCTTCCTGCCTGCCGCTGGTTGTATCAATGACAACGTTCCATACGCAGTAGAGTTTTATGGATATTACTGGACGTCAGAAGTTGTTTCTTTTGAAAGCAAGTTGGCAGTTCATTTATTCTTTAAAGACAAATCTACCAATGGAAGTAATGTCAGCCATAGATATTATGGCTTTTCTATAAGACCAGTCAAACCGTAA
- a CDS encoding lactate utilization protein C, with protein sequence MKKEELFDKLRGGITQQFDMPAKPVKGIVYEDIIKQFIEISKTVGGKVIEAKASDDLNAVIHKAYPDAKVFASNVKGIQADLNPDTVANAADLNGTDVGIIQGEMGVAENGCIWVPQTMKERAIYFISEELVILLDKKNIVNNMHEAYKRVEMNNYGYGVFISGSSKTADIEQALVMGAQAARGVTVILIG encoded by the coding sequence ATGAAGAAAGAAGAATTATTCGACAAGTTGCGTGGCGGTATTACACAGCAATTTGATATGCCAGCCAAACCAGTAAAGGGCATTGTTTACGAAGATATTATAAAACAGTTTATCGAAATTTCCAAGACTGTTGGCGGAAAGGTCATAGAAGCTAAGGCTTCCGACGATTTAAATGCTGTAATTCACAAGGCTTATCCCGATGCAAAGGTATTCGCATCGAATGTAAAAGGGATTCAGGCAGACTTAAACCCCGACACTGTGGCAAATGCAGCCGACCTCAATGGAACTGATGTTGGTATCATTCAAGGTGAAATGGGAGTAGCAGAAAATGGTTGTATATGGGTTCCGCAGACAATGAAAGAGCGGGCTATATATTTCATTTCTGAAGAATTAGTTATCTTGCTTGATAAGAAAAACATCGTAAATAATATGCATGAAGCCTATAAACGTGTAGAAATGAACAACTACGGTTATGGCGTTTTCATTTCAGGGTCAAGCAAAACAGCTGACATTGAGCAGGCTTTGGTAATGGGTGCGCAAGCTGCTCGTGGTGTTACGGTGATACTTATCGGTTAA